Within the Halomonas sp. HL-93 genome, the region TTCTTTTTCTGAGCTAACCTCTTCCTGTGAAGAAGTGTTTTCGAGAGTTGACTCGTTCATTTCAGGTTCTCTTGATTTCTAAAATCGTGTGTGCCCCGTCGCCTTCAGTTAAACCCGTAACGTATAGCGAAGGCATTATTGTGCGGACCACCCGTGGCCGCTACTTAAAGCCAGTTCTTTGCTTTTTCTTTATTTCCTAAAGAGCCGATGGCGCTAGCAGTTTAGTCTTTGATGCGTTCTAGGCTGCTAACGTTGTTAAATGCACTGATAGGAAGTGTTTATAAATTCTTAGGGTGGCTGCGAAAAAGCGAAAGCTACCATACGGAAAAAATACAGATTAGGGAACGCCTAACGTTAAAGAGACAGAAAACTCGTACGCAATGTAAGAAATATCTTACATATTTAGGAGTGATGTAGATAAATGCATGGTTTATTTTTTCGTGATAGAACAGCGCTAGACGCTACTATGTGCAGTGACTTAAGTACGTAACAGGTTATGCCGTTATAGTGTGTGTTTTTTTAGAAACGGAGAAGCCGATGAACGACGTTATCAAGCTGCTAACCTCACACCGCTCGATCCGCAAATTTGAGCAGCGGGAAATGCCGGAGGGACTGCTTGTCGAATTAATCCGCGCGGGGCAAGCGGCTGCCACCTCTAGCCATATTCAGGCCTACAGTGTGATGCGTGTCACTGACATGGCTATCCGGGATCAGTTGGTTGAGCTAACCGGCGGCCAGGGCTATGTGGCGAGCTGCAGTGAGTTTTTGGTGTTTTGTGCCGATATGAAGCGCCCGCTTGAGGCTGCCGAGCGCACCGGTGAAGATGTGGTAAGCGGCATGACCGAGCAGTTGCTGGTCGCCACGGTGGATGTATCGCTGGTGGCGCAAAATGTGGCCATCGCGGCGGAGTCGGAAGGGCTTGGCATCTGCTATATCGGTGGGATACGCAATAATCCCCAGGCCGTCAGTGACCTGTTGGACCTGCCGACGCATGTCTACCCGGTATTTGGCATGTGCATCGGCTATCCCGCTCATGACCCCGATGTTAAGCCCCGTCTACCGGTTGAAGCGGTGCTCAAAGAAAATCATTACCGCGACGACATTGAACAAGTGGCAGCCTTTGATCAAACCATGCAGGCTTACTATCAGGCCCGCAAAGGCGGCAACAAAGACACGGACTGGTCGCACAACCTAACGCCGTTGTTCACGCAGAAGCTGCGCCCACACATGCGTGAATTTCTGATCGAGAAAGGATTTAAGATGAAGTGAGGGCACACCTGCTGACGGTAAGCCAAGGTAGTTGCTTCTCTCTGCCAACCCGCAATTGGACGGTTGCTTAGCCAGCAATTAGACGGTGTGATAGCCCGCAATTGGACGCTGCGCAGAGGCAAGCTATGGGCACGGCTTATCTACCTTAGACAAGCATCGACGGTTTGAACAATGCAGTACGGTCGATGGTGTTGCCTGACAGCAGGAACTCCCCCATGCCCCGGTAATGCAGTGATTCTTCATTATCTGCCGAGGGAGCCGCATGGGCTTTAACGACCTCAAAGATAAACAGGTTGTAGGGTTCAATCATGGCGTCATCGTAAAGCCTGCACTCGAAAGACGCATAGCACTCTTCGATCAGTGGCGCACCGACCTTGGAGGCTTTGCCAGGGGTAAGGCCAAACGCTTTGAACTTGTCGACTTCGCTACCGGAGCAGTTGCCGATACCCACCACCATATCGACAAGCGACGCGGCAGGAATATTGATGACACATTCCCCGCTATTAAGCACAAGCTCGTGGGAGTGATTTCCGGCAGCGATAACGCACCCGATGAGCGAGGGCAAAAACGCCATGACCGTATGCCAACCCATGGTCATGATGTTGGTTTGTTGTCGCCATTGCGATGAGACCAGCACAATCGGGCCAGGCTCAAGAAAGTGCCTGATATTCGAGACAGGAAAATCTTCCTTCATAATCGGTTGTGGCATAAACGACCTCCGATTAGATGGGGTTAGGCAGTCGGGCGGCGCATCAAGGTCATCAATACCCCGGCACCGATTAAGCTACCTGCGCCGCAGCGATGAAGCAGTCTCCGAAACTTGGCGGTCATTAGTTGTCGGCTTATAGTGATAGAAAACTGATTGTAAGGGATAGCACCGATGCAGTAGATGCATCTGGGGAAAAGGCGCCAAATGCGTTTCTGTTGGGTTAGTTCTAGGCCGCTAGTGCCGTGATGCAGTGAGCCAAGAATAATTCCGCACTAAGCTCCTGCTCAGCGAACCATTTGTTAAGCGTAACCTGATTTTTTGTCAGTGCAAACGCTCAGTTTATTTATGCATTGTTAATACACTATAGGTCGGTGAGTGATTTATGCCGATCAATAACAATGAGTAATATCACTGAGGTCGACATGTCTTCCCCGTTCGAAAACATCCGCGTTGTTGATGCTACCCACGTATTGGCCGGCCCCTTTGCTACCTACCAGATGGCGGTGCTGGGTGCAGACGTGATCAAGGTTGAGTCACCCAACGATCCTGATCAAGCGCGTATGCAAGGGACTGACCGCGCGCTCAATGACCAGGGGCTGGGCACTGCCTTTATGTCACAAGCCAGCAATAAGAAAGCCGTGGCGATCGATTTTAAAAACACTGCCGGACGTGACGCGTTAAAGAAGCTACTCGTTACTGCGGACGTATTTGTCGAAAACTACCGACCAGGGGCATTAGAGAAGCTTGGATTGGGCTATGAAACGCTTAAAAAGCTCAACCCCAAGCTGATCTACTGCTCCATTTCCGCTTTTGGCAGCACCGGCCCCCGCCGGGAGCTCACCGCTTACGATAATGTTATCCAAGCCTACTCGGGCATGATGGCGATGACTGGCGACCAGCATACCGGCCCGCTAAAAAGTGGCGCGCCGGTGGTGGATTATGCTACCGGCACTACGGCCGCGTTTGCCATCTCAACGGCCCTGTTTCAGCGGGAACGCAACGGCGGTAAAGGACAGTTTGTGGATGTATCGATGTCTGAGACGGCGCTTATGCTCTCCAGCCCCTACTTAACGGCGTTGCTATGGAACGGCAAAAAACCAGAGCCCAAAGGCAATACCTTTCCCTTCGCCACCATTGGCTGCTACCAAGCGTCTGATCAGCCGTTAATGATTGCCGCCTCTAACTTGACTCAGCAAAAACGCTTATGGACGGCCCTGGGTAGGGAGGACATGATTAAACAGAATAATAATCAACGCCTTGATAACCACGCTGAGGAAGCAAAGGTGATAGCCGAGATTATTAGCACGATGACCGCCGATTACTGGGAAGCGTTTTTGCAGAAACGAAGGATTCCGGCTTCACGAATTAGGCGACTAGAAGAAACACTTGCGGATCCGCACGTTCATTCAAGGGGCGTCTTGCGTACTCAGCCGCTAAGCCCTGACGCTGAACATGAGCTAACTGTGCCGGTGTCAGCGTTTTGCATGTCCGAGGGCACCCGGGGCATTACGTCACCACCGCAAAAAGTGGGCGCTCAAACCGCCGAGGTACTGATGAGCTTAGGTTATTCAAAGCAGGATTTAGCGGCACTTATCGCAGATGGTGCAATAAGCGGGCCTTTAGAGAGGGGCGGTTCAGGAGATCGGTCTTGAATAACACCATGGCTAAACCGCTTGAGCGCCTGGCCCAGACTGCTGATCACTGGAACACCCGCCCGCTAGATGCTGAAATTGACTGGGCCGCTCGTCGGGCACTGCTGGACTGGTTCGCCACCACGCTACCGGGGTGCCGCCAAGCACCGGCCACGCTACTATCTGACGCCTTTGCCGCCACTCGTGGGGAGGGCAGGGCGGTGTGTTATGTGGATGGGCGTCTGGGGTCGCCACGTTACGCCGCTTTGCTAAATGCCACGGCGAGCCACACCGTTGAGTTTGACGACATCTTCAAGGATGGCGGCTACCACCCAGGTAGTTCAACGATTGCGGCTGCATTGGCCGTTGCGCAAGATACCCAGGCTACCCGTGAGCAGCTTCATCGGGCCATTATTGGCGGATATGAAGTGGGCTGCCGCATTGCTCTCGCCATACAGCCAAGCCACTATCGCTTCTGGCACACCTCCGCCACGGTGGGCACCATTGGGTCGGCGGTCTCAACTGCGATGCTGCTCGGCGCCACTTCAAAGCAAATCGCACACGCCATAGCGCTGGCCAGTAGCTTTGCCGGCGGGCATCAGCAGAACTTGCAGGGCGAGGGCATGGCCAAAGCACTGCATGCCGGCCACGCCGCTGATGCAGGGTTGATGGCCGGAATGGCCGCGGCAAAAGGGGTAACCGCATCGCTTGACAGTCTACATGCCAGCAATGGATTTGCGGCTGCCACTAGCGACTCAAATGGCAATTGGGACGCAGCGCTAGAGGGGCTTGATGACTGGACACCGATTACCCGCATGACGGTGAAAAACCATGGCTGTTGCGGCCATATTTTTCCCGCGCTGGATGGCTTGAAAGCACTGCAAGCCTCCGCGCCCATTATAGCGGAGAGCATTGAATCCATCCATATCGAAGGCTACGGCGCGACCTACTCGATGTGCAATCGTCCTACCCCTTCATCAGCTCAAGAGGCGCGCTTCAGTATTCAGTACTGTATCGCCGCTTACTTGGTGCTGGGCAAGGTTAGGCTGCAAGCCTTCGAGCCGCCGGCGCTGGAAGATGCTCGTATCCGCGCGTTAATGCCCAAGGTGAGTGTCGCAGAACGCGCCGATATTGCGGCCCGATACCCCCGCCAGCGGATGGCCAATATTATCGTCACCACCGTCGATGGCAATAGCTACCAACATTGGCAAGAAACACGAAAAGGGGATCCTGAGGATCCCATGACCGACGCTGAACTGCTCGAAAAATATCAGGAGCTAGTAAGTAACTTGCTATCAGCTTCCTCACGGCAAGCGCTTCAATACACCGTGATGTCAACTAACTTACTGCCAGGGGCGTTTGAGTTGCATGGTTTCGAGACTCCAACAATAAGTTAATCAACCCCCAATGTATCGTTGGTGGTCGATAACTTTAGGCTGTGCCAGCATTCATTAAGTGATAGTGATCACTACCATTACAAAAGTATTCAATAATGAGGTAGAAAATGTTTAAAGATAAAAAGAAGTTTGCATCCCTTGTTCTATCGAGCATTGCCGCTACGTCATTTATGTCAGCAAGCACCTTGGCAACTGCTAATGACGGTGAGTGGCCTCAGGATGACGTTCGGGTGATTATGCACACCAAAGCAGGTGGTTCTGCCGATGTCTTTATGCGAACACTTGCAGAGTCATTAGAGTCCCAGACTGGCCAGTCGATTACAGTGATTAATTCGCCCGGCGGTGGAGGTGCCAGTCAAATGACGCGGGTACGCGCTGCTGAGCCTGATGGCTTAACGCTGGGTATAAATACGCTTTCACACTTCACCGGCATGCTAACGAACTTGGAAGGCGTGTTTTCCATTGACGACTTTGAGTGGATAGCGACTGCACAGTCTGATCCCAACTTAATCTGGACGCGTACCGACTCACCAATAGACGATCTAGATGCATTAATTGAAGCAGCCGAGCAAAGCGATGAAAAAGTTACCGTCGGTGGATTTGGGTCGCAAGGCTCCACTCAGCATATTGGACTTAGCATGCTCGAAAATGTTGCCGATGTAGAGTTTGAGTGGGTTCCTTTCAATTCAACGCCTGATATTGTTTCGGCTGTGCTGGGCGGACATGTTGATGTGGGTATGTCCAACTTAAGCGGAGCTCAGTCCTACTTTGAAGCGGATCGCTTAAAGGGGCTTGGGGTGCATGGGGAGGATCGTTTAGATGGCCTCCCCGATGTTGCTACTTTTGAAGAGCAGGGCTACAACGTCGACTCAAGCTGGGTGCAGGTGAGGGGGGTATTTGGCCCAGCTGGTATCCCTATGGAAACACAACAGCAAATTGCTGATGCGTTTCACGAAGCCATGCAGACCGAGCATTACCAAGACTATGC harbors:
- a CDS encoding CaiB/BaiF CoA transferase family protein; translation: MSSPFENIRVVDATHVLAGPFATYQMAVLGADVIKVESPNDPDQARMQGTDRALNDQGLGTAFMSQASNKKAVAIDFKNTAGRDALKKLLVTADVFVENYRPGALEKLGLGYETLKKLNPKLIYCSISAFGSTGPRRELTAYDNVIQAYSGMMAMTGDQHTGPLKSGAPVVDYATGTTAAFAISTALFQRERNGGKGQFVDVSMSETALMLSSPYLTALLWNGKKPEPKGNTFPFATIGCYQASDQPLMIAASNLTQQKRLWTALGREDMIKQNNNQRLDNHAEEAKVIAEIISTMTADYWEAFLQKRRIPASRIRRLEETLADPHVHSRGVLRTQPLSPDAEHELTVPVSAFCMSEGTRGITSPPQKVGAQTAEVLMSLGYSKQDLAALIADGAISGPLERGGSGDRS
- the nfsA gene encoding oxygen-insensitive NADPH nitroreductase codes for the protein MNDVIKLLTSHRSIRKFEQREMPEGLLVELIRAGQAAATSSHIQAYSVMRVTDMAIRDQLVELTGGQGYVASCSEFLVFCADMKRPLEAAERTGEDVVSGMTEQLLVATVDVSLVAQNVAIAAESEGLGICYIGGIRNNPQAVSDLLDLPTHVYPVFGMCIGYPAHDPDVKPRLPVEAVLKENHYRDDIEQVAAFDQTMQAYYQARKGGNKDTDWSHNLTPLFTQKLRPHMREFLIEKGFKMK
- a CDS encoding tripartite tricarboxylate transporter substrate binding protein, whose product is MFKDKKKFASLVLSSIAATSFMSASTLATANDGEWPQDDVRVIMHTKAGGSADVFMRTLAESLESQTGQSITVINSPGGGGASQMTRVRAAEPDGLTLGINTLSHFTGMLTNLEGVFSIDDFEWIATAQSDPNLIWTRTDSPIDDLDALIEAAEQSDEKVTVGGFGSQGSTQHIGLSMLENVADVEFEWVPFNSTPDIVSAVLGGHVDVGMSNLSGAQSYFEADRLKGLGVHGEDRLDGLPDVATFEEQGYNVDSSWVQVRGVFGPAGIPMETQQQIADAFHEAMQTEHYQDYARSAGVTDSSMGPEEFTEFASQISETAQKELDKD
- a CDS encoding MmgE/PrpD family protein, with the translated sequence MNNTMAKPLERLAQTADHWNTRPLDAEIDWAARRALLDWFATTLPGCRQAPATLLSDAFAATRGEGRAVCYVDGRLGSPRYAALLNATASHTVEFDDIFKDGGYHPGSSTIAAALAVAQDTQATREQLHRAIIGGYEVGCRIALAIQPSHYRFWHTSATVGTIGSAVSTAMLLGATSKQIAHAIALASSFAGGHQQNLQGEGMAKALHAGHAADAGLMAGMAAAKGVTASLDSLHASNGFAAATSDSNGNWDAALEGLDDWTPITRMTVKNHGCCGHIFPALDGLKALQASAPIIAESIESIHIEGYGATYSMCNRPTPSSAQEARFSIQYCIAAYLVLGKVRLQAFEPPALEDARIRALMPKVSVAERADIAARYPRQRMANIIVTTVDGNSYQHWQETRKGDPEDPMTDAELLEKYQELVSNLLSASSRQALQYTVMSTNLLPGAFELHGFETPTIS
- a CDS encoding flavin reductase family protein; its protein translation is MPQPIMKEDFPVSNIRHFLEPGPIVLVSSQWRQQTNIMTMGWHTVMAFLPSLIGCVIAAGNHSHELVLNSGECVINIPAASLVDMVVGIGNCSGSEVDKFKAFGLTPGKASKVGAPLIEECYASFECRLYDDAMIEPYNLFIFEVVKAHAAPSADNEESLHYRGMGEFLLSGNTIDRTALFKPSMLV